Proteins from a single region of Halolamina sp. CBA1230:
- a CDS encoding rubrerythrin-like domain-containing protein, translating to MVETDPDPAESTLYVCQECGAGVENPEHEDECPDCGGPLRNTTVAHD from the coding sequence ATGGTAGAAACTGATCCTGACCCCGCCGAGTCTACTTTGTATGTGTGTCAAGAGTGTGGAGCTGGTGTCGAAAACCCGGAACATGAAGATGAGTGTCCCGACTGTGGTGGACCATTGCGAAACACAACTGTCGCTCACGACTAA
- a CDS encoding transposase: protein MVATRESRCSVFRRIAHKQHVEWPAYDSTPLYDRTSLAGLESDVQVVSSVWFTHPDHDSLEQFVCSIPLAYFRFEVHDRYRRSTRYEMNSLFRVFLLKELYGWKHETSLLEYLGSHPELCERLELGTVPDQSTLWRTWNERFTRDLRETVQKAARTILIKAQNADVAVPREPVQILPSRGDDGDKSDPDSRAILDKAETITEHVSRVVFPAFSLNRGEGCEIHENAYWSLQTYLGLRENLAANEGARSFIHESTRERTPLGHVHRDHLRELSVPKVREMYQQALRQLIDELAETETFFRAGIVAIDITEADPFTGDRTGHEDEIIGTKEQTDEYAYQWATVQLVGNAVPMVLDARPVRKGESRKELVKDLLDSAESLVHVDNVLMDREFDSQHVLEMISQRGLSYVVPKRMQTSEKAQAKRLLRRDQDRYETDRKLHLGKNEWHETTLIYRRKENSEHDDHRQYSVFMANRGSGHLTEYGYRWEIESGYKSIKRFMAATTSKDFGLRFFYFAFACLLYSIWRAVDLLVQIELTGEYEHSPIVTADNTLTLLKKKTGVG, encoded by the coding sequence GTGGTCGCGACTCGCGAGTCTCGATGCAGTGTCTTTCGACGAATCGCACACAAACAGCACGTCGAGTGGCCCGCATATGATTCGACGCCGCTGTACGATCGAACCTCGCTCGCTGGGTTGGAATCGGACGTTCAAGTCGTCTCGAGTGTCTGGTTTACGCACCCTGATCATGACTCACTCGAACAGTTCGTCTGCTCGATTCCTCTAGCCTACTTCCGCTTCGAGGTCCATGACCGCTACAGAAGGTCGACACGCTACGAGATGAATTCTCTCTTTCGCGTGTTCTTGCTGAAAGAACTCTACGGATGGAAGCACGAAACATCTCTCCTCGAATATCTCGGTAGCCACCCCGAACTCTGCGAACGCCTAGAGTTGGGGACGGTCCCCGATCAATCGACACTATGGCGCACTTGGAACGAGCGCTTCACGCGAGATCTCCGCGAGACGGTCCAGAAAGCGGCTCGAACGATCCTCATCAAAGCGCAGAATGCGGATGTCGCCGTCCCGCGGGAACCAGTGCAAATCCTCCCATCTCGAGGCGACGACGGAGATAAATCCGACCCAGACAGTCGGGCTATTCTCGACAAAGCTGAGACGATTACCGAGCACGTCAGTCGAGTCGTCTTTCCCGCGTTCTCGCTGAATCGTGGTGAGGGCTGTGAGATTCACGAAAACGCCTACTGGAGCTTACAGACCTATCTCGGGCTCCGGGAGAACTTGGCCGCCAACGAAGGCGCTCGCAGCTTCATACACGAGTCAACGCGGGAGCGAACACCACTCGGACATGTTCATCGTGATCACCTACGCGAGCTCTCGGTACCGAAGGTTCGCGAGATGTATCAACAGGCTCTCCGGCAACTCATTGACGAGCTCGCAGAGACGGAGACGTTCTTCCGCGCAGGAATCGTCGCGATCGACATCACCGAAGCCGATCCCTTCACGGGCGATAGAACGGGCCACGAGGACGAAATCATTGGGACGAAAGAGCAGACCGACGAGTACGCCTATCAGTGGGCCACAGTTCAGTTGGTCGGTAACGCTGTTCCAATGGTACTGGATGCGCGACCAGTTCGGAAGGGCGAGAGTCGGAAAGAACTCGTCAAGGATCTACTCGACTCCGCGGAGAGCCTCGTTCATGTCGATAACGTGCTGATGGACCGGGAGTTCGATAGCCAGCACGTCCTAGAGATGATCAGCCAGCGTGGGCTTTCCTACGTTGTTCCAAAGCGGATGCAGACGAGTGAGAAAGCGCAGGCCAAGCGGTTGCTCCGCCGTGATCAAGATCGGTATGAGACTGACCGGAAGCTCCACCTCGGGAAAAACGAGTGGCACGAGACGACGCTAATCTACCGTCGGAAGGAGAATTCCGAACACGACGATCATCGGCAGTACTCCGTTTTCATGGCAAATCGGGGCAGTGGCCACCTTACCGAGTACGGATATCGATGGGAAATCGAGAGCGGCTACAAATCGATCAAGCGATTCATGGCCGCAACGACGTCCAAAGACTTCGGACTCCGTTTCTTCTACTTTGCGTTCGCCTGTCTGCTGTACTCGATCTGGCGGGCGGTGGACCTGCTTGTACAGATCGAATTGACTGGTGAATACGAGCATTCGCCAATCGTGACAGCCGACAATACGCTGACGCTGCTAAAGAAGAAGACAGGAGTCGGGTAG
- a CDS encoding phage integrase SAM-like domain-containing protein, producing MTPRERTNQSLASSFERYLQDKGKGRGGDGGNYRRNAARELERFAEWAAGDRGADDWTGIVSDDVDRKPTFDDLDERVFREYARHLGGDRGLKQNTVQTYYRYISAWCGWCVNEGYLEAHYAQRASAMAPLPEDDGRKPGDQQAWTSEQRHALTRHVDERARDAVETYTTLPEGTDPLDKQRARYAALKAARDRALVFVLAYTAVRVGELLRDPNDPRRRGVRWEDLSLDDGSMDVYRKKQQWDAASLPDPVISPLRSYRQLMDPPTEQWPVFPTFDQRTLAELVQDDLADRGERPEAITERRAEYARDLLLALDEDIRPPSITTDGARSILQRLSEAAEIDIDHPKHDYLAPHGGRRGMGEVLVRAFGYTVAARYLDNSEEMVRERYSHIEAGELGDVATEALEQID from the coding sequence ATGACACCTCGAGAACGCACTAATCAGTCACTCGCGAGTTCCTTCGAGCGCTACCTCCAGGACAAGGGGAAAGGCCGCGGCGGCGACGGTGGGAACTATCGACGTAACGCTGCACGCGAGCTTGAACGGTTCGCCGAGTGGGCCGCCGGCGACCGCGGCGCCGACGACTGGACCGGGATCGTCTCCGACGACGTCGACCGCAAACCGACCTTCGACGATCTCGACGAACGCGTGTTCCGGGAGTACGCCCGACATCTCGGTGGAGATCGGGGACTCAAGCAGAACACGGTACAAACCTATTACCGCTATATCTCTGCCTGGTGTGGGTGGTGTGTCAACGAAGGGTATCTCGAGGCGCATTACGCGCAGCGGGCGAGTGCGATGGCGCCGTTACCGGAGGACGACGGCCGCAAGCCCGGCGACCAGCAGGCCTGGACGTCCGAACAGCGCCACGCCCTCACCCGCCACGTCGACGAACGGGCCCGCGACGCCGTCGAGACGTACACGACACTCCCGGAGGGTACTGACCCCCTCGACAAGCAGCGAGCACGCTACGCGGCGCTGAAGGCGGCTCGTGACCGGGCGCTGGTGTTCGTCTTGGCGTACACAGCTGTCCGCGTTGGAGAACTCCTCCGCGATCCGAACGACCCGCGCCGGCGCGGCGTCCGCTGGGAGGACCTCTCCCTTGACGACGGCAGTATGGACGTCTACCGGAAGAAACAGCAGTGGGACGCCGCGAGTCTCCCCGATCCAGTGATTTCTCCGCTGCGAAGCTATCGCCAGCTGATGGACCCGCCGACGGAGCAGTGGCCGGTGTTTCCGACGTTCGACCAACGGACGCTCGCAGAGCTCGTCCAGGATGACCTCGCCGATCGAGGGGAACGCCCAGAAGCAATCACTGAACGCCGTGCGGAGTACGCTCGCGACCTGCTGCTGGCGCTCGATGAGGACATTCGGCCTCCATCGATCACGACGGACGGCGCACGGTCGATTCTCCAACGGCTCTCAGAGGCTGCAGAGATCGACATCGACCATCCGAAACACGACTATCTCGCGCCCCACGGTGGTCGACGTGGAATGGGCGAGGTGCTAGTCCGCGCGTTCGGGTACACTGTTGCGGCTCGCTATCTCGATAACTCGGAGGAGATGGTTCGTGAACGGTATTCGCATATTGAAGCCGGTGAATTGGGTGATGTCGCAACTGAAGCACTCGAACAGATCGATTGA
- a CDS encoding VirB4 family type IV secretion system protein codes for MRSAILQAGGGVGSQLVRWLSSPTSTEGAALYLLIVGLLGIGGKLLWDWYTEDDTEEVEFSDVLDEETLEQGEAERQLLDDIAESHKTVTAPAAAEWETRAARVGEQWTTTLYIADYPDYPNDGYLSELFEMTDVQFDLTAHITPKNQERARNELQDIADDLQVDADLEQSIRSAYLQERANEAAATYKAVENGANVFDQGMFITVRADEKEDLRDAVQEVKSALRDDPANLTPKTAICRQDLALQSAAPIGDNEFGRESIALGGAVGALLSSPHNATILEEGGVEFGIHKDNQSPVVIDPFARDNGYAMFTVGDTGSGKSFSSKQNFIRSIEQSKDRIGIILEPLNNWAGVAEALDAKRITVGGTLGLNPLEIRETPEHVQRAMGEDASPFNEKLDDAMSFLTNFFALRGISLGDRRTTLELGLKRAYKRNGITDDISTHDNPSPTIRDMMDVFEDMVDEPEEFVVRSDEEAGKIKEDATWLLDQLRPFEDDGRHANLGQESDFDIRDEKVIYLDLAQQEGSVDSSTALTMQLLISLVYERAKVSEKEVVFYIDEARYIMQDAASLAFLETVFRHHRHHDLSIRLVTQTVDEFFEHAESEAILDQCAVKQFHRLDGMDEEWADEFGLNYAQMRFVQDAVPGNEDAGFSEALVGVDGEWRGIKVKAMPKEKQVIDFDPTSQVRSSLPGAGDDAVDTEMQEFQEALEHRATNGTNETSEANEESDAVEAEPDGGSTEETNDG; via the coding sequence ATGCGTAGCGCGATCCTTCAAGCGGGAGGCGGCGTGGGCAGTCAGCTCGTCAGGTGGCTCTCCAGTCCGACCTCTACGGAGGGCGCAGCGCTCTATCTCCTCATCGTTGGCCTGCTCGGTATCGGTGGGAAACTCCTCTGGGACTGGTACACCGAAGACGACACGGAAGAAGTCGAGTTCTCCGACGTACTCGACGAGGAGACACTCGAACAGGGCGAGGCCGAACGCCAGCTCCTCGACGACATCGCCGAATCACACAAGACGGTGACCGCGCCGGCTGCCGCCGAGTGGGAAACGCGAGCCGCACGGGTCGGCGAGCAGTGGACGACGACGCTGTACATCGCTGACTACCCGGACTACCCCAACGACGGCTACCTCTCCGAGCTCTTCGAGATGACGGACGTGCAGTTCGATTTGACGGCCCACATCACGCCGAAGAACCAGGAGCGGGCGCGGAACGAACTGCAGGATATCGCTGACGACCTCCAGGTGGATGCTGACCTCGAACAGAGTATCCGGAGTGCCTACCTACAGGAACGCGCCAACGAGGCCGCAGCGACGTACAAGGCCGTCGAGAACGGCGCGAACGTCTTCGACCAGGGGATGTTCATCACGGTCAGAGCCGACGAGAAGGAGGACCTCCGCGACGCCGTCCAGGAGGTCAAGAGTGCGCTCCGTGACGACCCAGCCAACCTCACGCCGAAGACCGCGATCTGCCGGCAGGACCTCGCGCTCCAGTCCGCCGCGCCCATCGGTGACAACGAGTTCGGCCGCGAGTCCATCGCGCTCGGCGGCGCCGTCGGGGCGTTGCTGTCCTCGCCGCACAACGCGACGATCCTCGAGGAGGGCGGCGTCGAGTTCGGGATTCACAAGGACAACCAGAGCCCCGTGGTCATCGACCCGTTCGCCCGGGACAACGGCTACGCGATGTTCACCGTCGGCGACACGGGCTCCGGGAAGTCGTTCAGCTCCAAGCAGAACTTCATCCGCTCCATCGAGCAAAGCAAGGACCGTATCGGCATCATCCTCGAACCGTTGAACAATTGGGCCGGCGTCGCGGAAGCGCTCGATGCCAAACGCATCACGGTTGGCGGGACGCTCGGACTGAACCCCCTGGAGATTCGGGAGACGCCCGAGCACGTCCAGCGGGCAATGGGCGAGGACGCCAGCCCGTTCAACGAGAAGCTCGACGACGCGATGAGCTTCCTCACCAACTTCTTCGCGCTCCGCGGGATCTCGCTGGGTGACCGCCGGACGACGCTGGAACTCGGCCTCAAGCGCGCGTATAAGCGCAACGGCATCACCGACGACATCTCCACGCACGACAACCCGAGTCCGACCATCCGGGACATGATGGACGTCTTCGAGGACATGGTCGACGAGCCCGAGGAGTTCGTCGTCCGATCCGACGAGGAGGCGGGGAAGATCAAGGAGGACGCGACGTGGCTACTCGACCAGCTACGCCCCTTCGAGGACGACGGTCGCCACGCCAATCTCGGCCAAGAATCGGACTTCGACATCCGCGACGAGAAGGTCATTTACCTCGATCTCGCCCAGCAGGAAGGGAGTGTCGACAGCAGCACGGCGCTGACGATGCAGCTGCTCATCTCGCTGGTCTACGAGCGTGCGAAAGTCTCAGAGAAGGAGGTCGTGTTCTACATCGACGAGGCGCGCTACATTATGCAGGACGCCGCGAGCTTGGCGTTCCTCGAAACGGTGTTCCGCCACCACCGTCACCACGACCTCTCGATCCGGCTGGTCACCCAGACCGTCGACGAGTTCTTCGAGCACGCCGAGTCCGAGGCCATCCTTGACCAGTGTGCCGTTAAGCAGTTCCACCGCCTCGACGGGATGGATGAAGAGTGGGCTGACGAGTTCGGCCTGAACTACGCGCAGATGCGGTTCGTCCAGGACGCCGTCCCCGGCAACGAGGACGCCGGCTTCTCCGAGGCACTCGTCGGCGTCGACGGCGAGTGGCGCGGCATCAAGGTCAAAGCGATGCCCAAGGAGAAGCAGGTCATCGACTTCGACCCGACCTCACAAGTTCGGTCCTCGCTGCCCGGCGCCGGCGACGACGCCGTCGATACCGAGATGCAGGAGTTCCAGGAAGCGCTCGAGCATCGAGCAACGAACGGAACGAACGAAACGAGCGAAGCGAACGAGGAATCAGACGCCGTCGAAGCTGAGCCAGACGGCGGGTCTACGGAGGAGACCAACGATGGCTGA
- a CDS encoding DNA primase, which produces MTWRQATREEIYAYYAEEFPRYLDDLPEFITATGPKQYAVAFRESHPVRKDEVPAKDFIRRDTWQTDASGDRTTPEFDDFEDVVEFIRHPARNDPLGRSQFALADPVVLEQPDLRPDAVYYALDHWERPWILLVDIDAKEIARDRADEMVSADVDDRDDDALLDATGIFDAAPEGYPYAFEDVDRAIEYGFEVRDIFEDDFDAEETMVVYSGQGVHVYLLDTDPAHRYDEQSREVLNDLLLETYDIPIDPVVTADRRRVARLPYSLHADVCSIVQPIESPAFDVRSATPEVIDE; this is translated from the coding sequence ATGACCTGGCGACAGGCGACCCGCGAGGAGATCTACGCCTACTACGCCGAGGAGTTCCCCCGCTATCTGGACGACCTGCCGGAATTCATCACGGCGACCGGCCCGAAACAGTACGCCGTCGCCTTCCGCGAGTCCCACCCGGTTCGCAAAGACGAGGTGCCGGCCAAGGACTTCATCCGGCGGGATACGTGGCAAACAGATGCTTCGGGGGACCGAACGACGCCAGAATTCGACGACTTCGAGGACGTCGTCGAGTTCATTCGGCACCCCGCTCGCAACGACCCGCTCGGCCGAAGCCAATTCGCGCTTGCTGATCCGGTGGTACTGGAGCAACCGGATCTACGGCCCGACGCCGTCTACTACGCGCTGGATCACTGGGAACGACCCTGGATCCTCCTCGTCGACATCGACGCCAAAGAGATCGCCCGAGACCGAGCGGACGAGATGGTGTCGGCGGACGTCGACGACCGGGACGACGATGCGCTTCTCGACGCTACGGGTATCTTCGACGCCGCTCCCGAGGGGTATCCGTACGCCTTCGAAGACGTCGACCGCGCCATCGAGTACGGGTTCGAAGTGCGCGACATCTTCGAGGACGATTTCGACGCCGAGGAGACGATGGTCGTCTACAGCGGGCAGGGTGTCCACGTCTACCTGCTGGATACCGACCCGGCGCACCGATACGACGAGCAGAGTCGCGAGGTGTTGAACGACCTCCTTCTCGAGACGTACGACATCCCCATCGACCCCGTCGTGACGGCCGACCGCCGGCGTGTCGCTCGCCTGCCCTACTCGCTGCACGCCGACGTCTGTAGCATCGTCCAACCTATCGAGAGTCCGGCGTTCGACGTTCGGTCAGCGACGCCCGAAGTGATCGACGAGTAA
- a CDS encoding RNA-guided endonuclease TnpB family protein, with protein sequence MEVRRTVPVKLDVTDEQADLLHETIDEFLWAANYVVDAAWDGEWAETRSSVLQELTYDEVREQTRLHSNHVQSARNRAVDALKSVVAKWKKGEYASLPSFSSPFCDYNQRNATFHDDHATLSTVNGRVTVEYVLPDKTRDTPHSEYLRSDGWETTGATLHYRRGEFYLHVRTKADVEDPVPVENGTVLGVDLGIKNIVVTSTGVFWSADELNHWRQEYVERRTSLQECGSRWAHENVQAVGRKETGHFEQYLHRVANDLVAEASESGCTVIAFEDLTDIRDRMPDARKFHEWAFRRLYEYVSYKAEERGIRVEQVNPKNTSKRCSSCGFTHAENRPSQDTFCCQSCGYENHADYNAAKNIGYRLLRNQTGGEGGAPVGVRLNSGMLNANGVKPVPDSVRAGVHAESSQPQ encoded by the coding sequence ATGGAGGTCCGTCGGACCGTCCCGGTCAAACTCGACGTGACCGACGAACAGGCGGACCTGCTTCACGAGACGATTGACGAGTTCCTGTGGGCGGCCAATTACGTCGTGGACGCTGCGTGGGACGGCGAGTGGGCTGAAACCCGTTCGTCCGTCCTGCAAGAGCTGACCTACGACGAAGTCCGCGAGCAGACCCGACTCCACAGCAATCACGTCCAATCGGCTCGCAACCGTGCTGTTGACGCGCTCAAGAGCGTCGTCGCAAAGTGGAAGAAAGGCGAATACGCCTCGCTCCCGTCGTTCTCCTCGCCATTCTGCGATTATAACCAGCGCAACGCCACGTTCCACGACGACCACGCCACGTTGTCTACCGTCAATGGACGCGTCACTGTCGAGTACGTCTTGCCCGACAAGACCCGTGATACGCCCCACTCGGAGTATCTTCGGTCTGACGGGTGGGAGACGACAGGCGCGACACTCCACTACCGCCGTGGAGAGTTTTACCTTCACGTCCGAACAAAGGCGGACGTGGAAGACCCCGTCCCAGTCGAGAACGGAACGGTTCTCGGCGTGGATCTCGGGATCAAGAACATCGTCGTCACCTCGACCGGCGTGTTCTGGTCTGCCGACGAACTCAACCACTGGCGACAGGAGTACGTCGAGCGCCGGACATCGCTCCAAGAGTGTGGGTCGCGGTGGGCCCACGAGAACGTCCAAGCGGTCGGGCGCAAGGAGACGGGACACTTCGAGCAGTATCTTCACCGTGTCGCGAACGATCTCGTCGCTGAAGCCAGCGAGAGCGGTTGCACGGTCATTGCCTTTGAGGACCTGACGGATATCCGTGATCGGATGCCCGACGCCCGTAAGTTCCACGAGTGGGCATTCCGCCGCCTGTACGAGTACGTCTCGTACAAGGCCGAGGAACGTGGCATCCGCGTCGAACAGGTGAACCCAAAGAACACGTCGAAGCGGTGCTCGTCGTGTGGCTTCACCCATGCGGAAAACCGCCCGTCGCAGGACACGTTCTGCTGTCAGTCCTGTGGGTACGAGAACCACGCGGACTATAACGCAGCGAAAAACATCGGCTATCGACTCCTTCGCAACCAAACCGGGGGCGAGGGAGGCGCACCCGTAGGTGTGCGCTTGAACAGCGGGATGCTGAACGCGAACGGGGTCAAACCCGTACCGGATTCGGTTAGAGCGGGAGTCCATGCTGAAAGTTCACAGCCCCAATAG
- a CDS encoding primase-associated protein, whose product MSPSTPTDDEDMAYRVAALPLEYGETRINQLFTRGYNRYVVDGEDQPEDLVNDVERFGTAAFKEQVRVDAAEEPFVDEPGTLAVLATLSAICVKAHPKFEHASPRNIQVLYDIRELYVNNLASLIHAHGDGSLQQDIADVLYSKEPGEDGPHPGRVCTGITEMPEFGDGLYLEIPMAAASRKCLVREGESSTGSDDGGEILTRVKDNKLYVPVGDFDSKYRDYAERAFKKLLRVQEDGLSDDQLSWLTTNESAITERIDRFLEIGHHERIWRNWDRGERTIRVLRRALSDAPDDVAQTGEFHTAKELYRAVAAYDAEDDWEFSVTDWISSPSSLAKTLADHESHSAVTIDRDGRVNTYRIGRAGTGAEQIEVREIEDLFELPCMANMEERLHEKKPVRKDLYNFARMVMWLPQYQDSSLDEIVADLKDVFSRWPWYDEQETEYQVRYEFSNTIDGDTPLPMNCDNDDLQRYCIGQDQCPYSIWGSLPFPDEMYEQVEEESAGPAEQF is encoded by the coding sequence ATGAGTCCGAGTACCCCCACCGACGACGAGGATATGGCGTATCGAGTTGCGGCACTCCCGCTGGAGTACGGTGAGACCCGCATCAACCAACTGTTTACGCGTGGGTACAATCGATACGTCGTCGACGGCGAGGACCAACCAGAGGACCTCGTGAACGACGTCGAGCGGTTCGGGACGGCGGCGTTCAAAGAGCAGGTCCGTGTCGACGCCGCCGAGGAGCCGTTTGTCGACGAACCGGGGACGCTGGCTGTGCTCGCGACGCTGAGTGCGATCTGTGTGAAAGCACACCCGAAGTTCGAGCACGCGTCACCACGGAACATCCAGGTGCTCTACGACATCCGGGAGCTGTACGTCAACAATCTCGCTTCCCTCATCCACGCCCACGGCGATGGGTCACTCCAGCAGGACATCGCCGACGTGCTGTACAGCAAGGAGCCCGGTGAGGATGGCCCGCATCCGGGTCGGGTCTGTACGGGCATCACGGAGATGCCGGAGTTCGGGGATGGCCTCTACCTCGAAATCCCGATGGCGGCGGCGTCACGCAAATGCCTCGTTCGCGAGGGCGAGTCGTCGACGGGGAGTGACGATGGTGGGGAGATACTGACGCGAGTGAAAGACAACAAGCTGTACGTCCCGGTGGGTGATTTCGACAGCAAGTATCGCGACTATGCTGAGCGGGCATTCAAGAAGCTCCTGCGAGTTCAGGAGGACGGCCTTTCCGACGACCAGCTGTCGTGGTTGACCACGAACGAGTCGGCGATTACGGAGCGAATCGACCGCTTCCTCGAGATCGGCCATCACGAGCGTATCTGGCGGAACTGGGACCGTGGGGAACGGACGATCCGCGTCCTCCGACGGGCCCTGAGTGACGCCCCCGACGACGTCGCGCAAACGGGCGAGTTCCACACGGCGAAAGAGCTCTACCGAGCGGTCGCGGCGTACGACGCTGAAGATGACTGGGAATTCTCCGTGACGGATTGGATTTCGAGTCCAAGCAGTCTCGCGAAGACACTGGCCGACCACGAGTCCCACTCGGCCGTCACGATCGACCGCGACGGGCGCGTCAATACGTACCGAATCGGGCGAGCCGGAACCGGCGCCGAACAGATCGAGGTGCGAGAGATCGAGGACCTCTTCGAACTTCCCTGTATGGCGAATATGGAGGAGCGACTGCACGAGAAGAAGCCGGTTCGGAAGGATCTCTACAACTTCGCGCGGATGGTGATGTGGCTCCCGCAGTACCAAGACAGCAGCCTCGACGAGATAGTCGCGGACCTCAAGGATGTTTTCTCCCGGTGGCCATGGTACGACGAGCAGGAGACCGAATACCAGGTCCGCTACGAGTTCTCGAACACAATCGACGGCGACACGCCGTTGCCGATGAACTGCGATAACGACGATCTGCAGCGCTACTGCATCGGCCAAGACCAGTGTCCTTACTCGATCTGGGGTAGTCTCCCCTTCCCGGATGAGATGTACGAGCAGGTCGAGGAGGAATCAGCTGGGCCCGCTGAGCAATTCTGA
- a CDS encoding DMT family transporter: MRTEYQNLLLFGIYSVCGALVFVGAKLGMPDVPPLLFAALRLDIAGVALLAVAGWRSTYWLPRTRRDVLGVGVVGVFTLGVMNAVLFAGQQYVTSAVGAIAYSFMPVLTTGFAVLLLPTASLDIVDAFGILLGFLGVGIVAQPSAAAIHADRLIGFGLMIGSVAIFALGTVLTQRVQPALPRLALTAWGVLLAAVVNHGIAVVFGYSLTAITWTSTAITGVVVESLLATAVLYAVHFELIDRIGPARTSLNFYLQPIVAAPIGLVLFDNRLATVSLVGFLIIFVGFVLIEREVILNTCYSAT, from the coding sequence GTGAGGACCGAGTATCAGAACCTCCTCCTGTTCGGCATATACAGCGTCTGTGGTGCGCTCGTCTTCGTCGGCGCGAAGCTGGGCATGCCGGACGTGCCGCCATTACTGTTCGCGGCACTCCGCCTCGATATCGCCGGCGTGGCGTTACTCGCCGTCGCCGGCTGGCGTTCGACGTACTGGCTCCCCCGCACGCGCCGCGATGTGCTCGGCGTGGGGGTCGTCGGCGTGTTCACGCTCGGTGTCATGAACGCCGTCTTGTTCGCCGGCCAGCAGTACGTCACCAGCGCCGTCGGTGCGATCGCCTACAGTTTCATGCCAGTCCTGACGACGGGATTCGCCGTCCTCCTGTTGCCGACAGCCTCGCTCGACATCGTCGACGCATTCGGCATCCTTCTTGGATTCCTTGGAGTCGGTATCGTCGCCCAGCCGTCGGCAGCAGCCATTCATGCAGACCGTCTCATCGGATTCGGACTGATGATCGGGAGCGTTGCGATATTCGCACTCGGCACCGTGCTGACCCAACGGGTGCAGCCAGCGCTTCCCCGACTCGCGCTCACCGCGTGGGGTGTGCTCCTTGCTGCGGTCGTAAACCACGGTATCGCCGTCGTCTTCGGCTATTCGCTGACCGCGATTACGTGGACGTCCACCGCCATTACTGGCGTTGTCGTTGAGAGCCTCCTCGCGACAGCCGTCTTGTACGCCGTCCATTTCGAACTCATCGACAGAATCGGGCCTGCTCGGACGAGTCTCAATTTCTATCTGCAACCAATCGTCGCAGCACCGATCGGATTGGTCCTGTTCGACAACCGATTGGCGACCGTGAGTCTGGTTGGCTTCCTCATCATCTTCGTCGGGTTCGTACTCATCGAAAGAGAAGTGATACTCAATACCTGCTACTCCGCTACGTAA
- a CDS encoding helix-turn-helix domain-containing protein, producing MSKAVGDPERAMNGFMSVAQLLEEPRLARLYTFILREGEVTIDDTTDQLEMPRSTAYSDTSTLVDLGVLTRDDDRKTHIYTAVPITLTANLDGDEYTITPTFIEAFGRAPRDQDLDLLLERYGLGKLAAALTYAIPYTEGEMSERVAARELELQSAFAIAVLQALREVVLDMEAHDPYFEEIRNARETPPEDA from the coding sequence ATGTCGAAGGCTGTGGGAGATCCTGAACGTGCGATGAACGGGTTCATGTCGGTGGCTCAGCTGCTGGAAGAGCCTCGGCTGGCTCGGCTCTACACGTTCATTCTACGGGAGGGTGAAGTGACAATTGACGACACCACCGACCAGCTGGAGATGCCTCGTTCGACTGCCTATTCCGATACGAGCACCTTGGTCGACCTCGGCGTTCTCACGCGTGACGACGACCGGAAAACCCACATCTACACCGCAGTTCCGATTACGCTCACTGCGAATCTCGACGGCGACGAGTACACGATTACACCGACGTTCATCGAGGCGTTCGGACGTGCTCCTCGTGATCAGGATCTTGACCTCCTCCTCGAACGATATGGTCTCGGAAAGCTCGCTGCAGCACTCACGTACGCAATACCCTACACGGAGGGAGAGATGTCGGAACGGGTAGCTGCTCGAGAACTCGAACTCCAGTCCGCGTTCGCGATTGCCGTCCTCCAGGCACTCCGGGAGGTCGTTCTCGATATGGAAGCCCACGATCCGTATTTCGAGGAGATACGCAACGCCCGCGAGACGCCGCCCGAGGACGCCTGA